The sequence GTCGCCCGTGCCGTCCACGTGCACGCGCTTGGAGACGGTGGCGAAGCCGGCCGCCCCGCGGTTGGAGTACAGCGGGTCCTTGGTGACCTGGTACGTGACGACCACGGTCTGGTCGGGGACGCCGGTGCCGCGGAAGGCGACGCACTTGGTCGTGCCGACGCAGGTTGCCCGCTGCGACACCTGGACGGTGAGCTGGTCCGTTCCGTCGTCGGGTCCCGTGAGGCGGACGGGTGCCGGCAACGCGACGCGGGCGTTCGGATCCGCGGACGCTGCCGGAGCGCGGTGGGCGACGGACGTGGCCGCGTGCGGGGCGGCGTGGGCGGTGGTGGGCGCGGCGAGTCCGAGGGACAGGCCGCCGGTGAGGGCGATGGCGGCCGCGGCCGCGGTGCGGATGACGATGTGCATGGATCCTCCAGGGTGTGCGGATGGGGGGACGAGCGGATGCGTACGGGGAGGCTAGGCGAGCCGCCGCTCCCCGCGTCCGGCGTGCTCACAGGCACGCCCGCGTCCCCGCGTCCCCGCGTCCCCGCGTCCCCGCGTCCCCGCGTCCCCGCGTCCCCGCGTCCCCGCGTCCCCGCGTCCCCGCGTCCCGGCGTCCCGGCGTCCCGGCGTCCGCGGGCGGCGGACCGCCCGCCGCTCAGGCCCCGGTGCGGTGACCCTCGCCCACCCCGGTCCCGCGCCCCTCGTCGCCCGCATCCGCCGCCCGCGCCGCCCGCGGCCGCAGCTCGCTGACCAGCGTGCCGGCGACGATGAGCGCCGCGCCGAGGATCGCCAGCGCGGGCAGCCGCTCACCCGCCACGCGACCGACGACGCCCGCCCAGACCGGCTCGCCCGCGTAGATGATCGTCGCGCGCGTGGGCGAGACGGAGCGCTGCGCCCAGTTCATCGTGAGCTGGATGAGGCAGCTGCTCGCCCCCAGCGCCAGCGCCGCCACGAGCCACACCCACGAGAACGCCGGGATCGCCTCGCCCGCCACGGGCATGCACACGAGGGCGAGGGCGCCGGCCACGAGGAGCTGCACCACGGTCACCCGCCCCACGTCGACGCGACCCGCGAAGAGGCCGATGAGGATGATCTCCGCGGCGATCGGGAGCGTGCTGACGAGCGTCGCCAGCTCCCCCGTCCCCAACGCCACGCCCTCCTGCGGACCCGCGACGAGCAGCAGCCCGACGAACGCGAGCGCCACCCCGACCAGGGCGAGAGCGCTCGGCCGCCTCCGGAACGCGGCCCACTGGAGCAGCGGCACGAGCGGCACGTAGAGCGCGGTGATGAAGGCCGACGTGCTGCTCGGGATGGTCTGCAGGCCGTACGTCTGGAGGCCGTAGCCGAGGAAGATCATGACGCCGATGGCCGCGCCCGCGCCGAGGTCGACCCGGCGCATGCCGCCGAGCGTCCGCCGGAAGACGATGGCGCTGATCAGCCCGGCCGCGAGGAAGCGCAGCCCCACGAAGAAGAGCGGCCCGCTGTGCTCCATCGCCACGTGCACCGCGAGGAACGTGCCGCCCCAGATCGCCGTGATGCCGATGAGCGCCCACTCGGGGCGCGTCGGCCGGACGGCGCGGGGCAGCATCGTGCGCATGGGGTGGAGCGGGCCGGCTCAGCCGGTGATGATGCGGGCGCCGTGCACGGGCCCCGTGGCGCGGATGACCGTGAGGCGGGCGGCGCTCAGCGCGATCTGCAGCTCGAGCGCGCTGTCGAGGTCGGCCGCGAGGAACGCGACCGTAGGCCCGGATCCCGAGACGATGCCCGCGAGCGCGCCGTTCTCCTCGCCGAGCTGCAGCACCTCGCCGAGGCCGGGCGCGAGGTGGAGGGCGGGCGCCTGGAGGTCGTTGTGGAGGACCTCGGCGAGCATGTGCGGATCCCCCGCCCGCAGCGCCTGCAGCACGCCCGAGTCGACCTGCGGGACCTGCTGGGCCGGGAAGATGTCCTGCGCGTGGCGCTCGCGGTGCTTGTCGAGCTCGCCGTAGACGTCGGGCGTGGAGACGCCGAACTCGGCGATGGCGAGCACCCACTGGAAGGTGCCCTTGGCGAGAGCGGGGCTGAGCCGGTCGCCGCGGCCGGTGCCGATGGCGGTGCCGCCGGCGAGCGCGAACGGCACGTCGGCGCCGAGCTCCGCGCCGAGGGCGAGCAGCTGGTCGCGGGTGCGCTCGGTGCCCCAGAGC is a genomic window of Clavibacter capsici containing:
- a CDS encoding DMT family transporter, with the translated sequence MRTMLPRAVRPTRPEWALIGITAIWGGTFLAVHVAMEHSGPLFFVGLRFLAAGLISAIVFRRTLGGMRRVDLGAGAAIGVMIFLGYGLQTYGLQTIPSSTSAFITALYVPLVPLLQWAAFRRRPSALALVGVALAFVGLLLVAGPQEGVALGTGELATLVSTLPIAAEIILIGLFAGRVDVGRVTVVQLLVAGALALVCMPVAGEAIPAFSWVWLVAALALGASSCLIQLTMNWAQRSVSPTRATIIYAGEPVWAGVVGRVAGERLPALAILGAALIVAGTLVSELRPRAARAADAGDEGRGTGVGEGHRTGA
- a CDS encoding 4-(cytidine 5'-diphospho)-2-C-methyl-D-erythritol kinase; amino-acid sequence: MTSAATTSDVVHARAPGKINVSLTVGALQEDGYHDVATAYQAVSLYEDVWATKADGFSVEFGGSIDTSHLTVGADNLAVRAARLLARSTGYRGGVHLRIEKNVPIAGGMGGGSADAAATLLACDALWGTERTRDQLLALGAELGADVPFALAGGTAIGTGRGDRLSPALAKGTFQWVLAIAEFGVSTPDVYGELDKHRERHAQDIFPAQQVPQVDSGVLQALRAGDPHMLAEVLHNDLQAPALHLAPGLGEVLQLGEENGALAGIVSGSGPTVAFLAADLDSALELQIALSAARLTVIRATGPVHGARIITG